In the genome of Pseudobacteriovorax antillogorgiicola, the window CGTCGATTGAACTGATGGTAAGAACCTCCCCATGAACAATTTGAGCTTGTTTTCTTGGTTTAGTTGAAGAAATCTTTTAAGTGAAACACGATTTGCCTTACACTCTACCCCTACTTTTTTAGCTTGTTTGCATAAAATTGATGCTACTTCATCAAAGTCTTTTAAGTAATAGTCAATTTCCAGATTGGTCGGATTGATAGACTTGCCATCAGTATTAAGCTTTAGTTTTGGATTGTGTCCCGCTAAACCGAGAGGAATAAAGCCACCAAGGTCATATTTCAGATCCTTTTCAATTTGCCCAAACAACTTCAAAACAGATCTTCTTCTTCTAATATCGCCATAAATACTATCTAAGTTAAATCCTATGAACCGAATCTCAGGAATAAAGTAACTCAAAGAAGCATCAAATTCATTCTTTGACGAAGGTGTTCCTATTGATAGAAATGTTCCCTTCTGAGATTTATCAGAGATACAAAACACTTTTGGGCCAACAATATTTCTGTCTTTTGCACGAAACCTAAATATGTTCTTGTCGATCGATTCGATGAAATAAGGGCCACTACCAGCTATACCAAGATCATCTTCAACACATAAAGATGCGTGAAGGCCGGATAAATCATCCAATATCGAAAAGTATGGCTCAGTAAAACTAAGTTTTACTTTGAACTTAGAAAGTATTTCGACACCTTGGACCTCATTTGAAGCATTGCTCAGAAATTCACCTGAACCGATAATTTTCTTGAATCCATGTACTACACCAGCTTTCAAGACTGTCTCAATCATTCGCTTAACATGGGCAGCTGTAACTAGTTCATTTTTTCTGACAAGCCTATCGCCCCTAAGCCAAATCACAAGACTTGTCCCTGTCTTGTCAAACTTCCACTTGAGAGCAGCTTCGCTGGTAAATGCTCCATCTGCAGCTTTTTTAACTAGCCTCTCACACACCTGATTAACCATTATATGGCTTGCCAAATCAACCATCTTTCCACTATTGAATTCAGAGGGCATTTCATCCACATGCAGAGTAGGGCAATATTGTATCCCATTAGAAAAAGCTTGGCTTGAAAGCAGGAAGAGGAAAAATATTTGCCGAAAACACCTCATCCTATAGACCCCTTCAAATAGTTGAAAACTGATTGGCCAAACCGATGCCGACATAATCCGAACTGCTCAGCACCCTCTATAATTGATCGGGTGACATAGGTTCCATTCTCACTTGGATAGGTATAGTAGAGATATCTTCCTAAGGATTTATCATTTTTTCTGACAGTTTCCAGAATCAAATTAATTGCTGATAGGCTTGATATGGCAGTTAAACTAATAATGTCATCAAAGTCTCTCTGCTCCTTGCTATCAGACGAATACCAAAAGCTAAACACCCGAGAATCTCCTATTGCTGAGTGTTTCTCATTCAGGTCTTCTCTGGAACCAGATACCGAGACGGCCCTAGACTGAAGCGCTTCTGAGATTGCTGATTCGAGAGCAGTCTTTTTATCTAGATGACATGCGACACCGCTATTGAAACTTCTCATACCATCGAGAGTGGGCTCTACAAAAACAGAGTAGAAACACGGTATTCCAAGCTCCGTAGATATGTCATTAATTTCCACCTGGACTCCCTGTTCCTGGAGAGATAAAAGTTCATCTTTAAGCTCAGCAGATATCTGACTTTTGTAGTTTCTTACACTAAACGCTCTCTTCCTAAGAAGCGCCCACGTGTGAGCATGACGTTCAACAACCTCTAATAACCCATACATTAGGGACTCATAGAAGCTTAGACCAGTGGCAAGACCGTTACTTGTAGCGCTGAATATGCCAGGATGAAAGTACAGTGAAGCAATGGGAGCGTAAACCCACGTGTCGGTATCAAAGTCCTTTACAGGAATCCACTCGACCGCTTTGTCCTCACAAAAACCTACTTGGCCTAAGCTTCCTACTGGGACATGATCCATCTTACTATCAACCATCTTCCGCGACGAAAGCACAATACTTTGACATCGCACTCTCTCCGCAACCGCTATCTCATATGCTTCAAACAGAAGGCTGGCTAAAGCCAGCTCTGTGGTTAGACCTTTCCCTGAACATGTCGATATATCAATGGTTGAATGAGGCCTGTACCCTTGGAAAACGGGCATTAGTTGGTTGGCAAGTTTGTTGATACTAGATATTCTAGATAGGCCAGCTCTTTTTTTTAGAGCCATACCAATTTTTACAGATTCCTCAGCACTTTTTGATCTAAATCTATTGCCTGAGTCAGGATCGGAAACTACATCGCTAATTTTTTTTTTGCAGTCAACTTGATGATACTTCCTCTGCCCTCAGCGATTGGCCCAACGTCATCAGACTCAATTTCAAACCCTACTGCAAGCAACTCGGCTCTCAAATCATCTGGATTCCAAAGATAAAATGGAATAGGTTTGAGATGGTCAATCTTCATAAATTCTGGATGAATTGCATGGATGACGGTATTTGCTTCTCCTATCGCGGTAGCAAACATCATCTTACTATTTGGTTTAAGAACACGATAAGCTTCGCTTATCGCTTTCTTTCCATTCTCATGATCGATGTGAAGAATCGAAAACAAGAACATCAACGCATCAAATGAGTTATCATCAAAGGGAAGACTGTTAATAGAGTTATGGAATGTCTTCGACGCATTGACTCTCTTTTGATAGCTCTCCAGAACCTTTCTAGAAACATCCACCCCCGAAAAGTAAAGTCGATCCCCATGCTTCTCTGCTTCATCACCCGGGCCACAACCTAGATCGGCGATGGAGGCTCCCTCGGGCAAATCAGCAAGAAAGTCATCGATAAATTGTCCGATGAAATTGACTGAGGCACACTCGTTCTGCGAGTACAGTTCACTAACCAAGTCATAATATTCTGGGATCGTAATACTCATGACTTACCGTGCCCTCAATTCTGCTATTGGCGATTTTACATCTTGCCAAAACCCCTTAAGCAGTAAATCTAGATAGTCAACTTCTCCATGGTCTTCGATTATTGTAGGAGGAAGTTGGTCGGATGGACTATCTTGACTTACTCCAGTGCTCGCTTGTGCACCACCTACAAAAACGAAACTTGAAAGCGTAACGGCTTTAAAACAGTAACTTACTTTCATATTAACCCCCTTACCCTGCCTTTTTATTGCCCTTCGGCACATCAGAAACGATATCTTCGAGTTAACGTAAAAATTGCGGTGAAGCAAGTTTATTTTTCAGTCAAAAATACTCTTATCGTTTAGATTCGCTTGGATTTTCAGGGTAATAGCTAAGGACTCTCTCATTGGTACTGAGGTTCTTCTATGTTTAGGAATCATCATAAGCTCCTCAATTGAAAATCCCGCTTCGATTATGCTTTGGGCTACAGCTGGTACCAGCTTTATAGTGAAGTGAGTTTTGACAAAGTTTCGAATGATCAGTCTATATACAAGCGTCTTTGTAGCTGTTGACAATTTTTAGAATATGTATTTGTTCTTCTTCTAAAAAGAGGAATTGCTTCTCCTGATACTCTCATTTGTTGCTTCCAAGCTGTTTGCATGAATCTCACTATCATTGATGTCACTTTCACTCACTGACAGCGGCGCTCCCCATCTCTAAGTGCTTGAGCCATCTGATCTAAACTTAGAATAGGCTTGGGAACAAAATGATCCATCCCACTAAACTCCGATATCGAACTGTCTGTAGACATCCCTACGACCACCATGTAGCTATGCCTTTTCTTAGCAAAAGACATCAATTTTAGACCATCGGAGGGATCATCAAAATCTGTTGTCAGATGGATGTCTGAGAGCAGATAGTCATAATTGTTAAGCTCCATCAGCTTGACTGCTTCTTCATAAGTAGCAGCACTGTCGCAAGCCATGAGATCTGATCCGATACCTTGATACAGTTCACGTTGTAGATCTATATCTTCGACGATCAAGAGCCTTCGTGACTTGAGTGTACTTTTATACTGGTTTAGGCACATTTGTTGGGTTTCCTGTTGCTGCCGGTTCTTACCTAACCTAAGCGTGTTAAGCTTTGCCATTGCATCACTAGGATTCTTGGGAAGCACTCCTGAAAACAACTCAAGCTCCTCAGCTTCAAGGTGATCTTTGCCACTGCATAGATAGATGTCCCCGCTAAAACCTAGCTGTCTAACATGGTTTGCAACATCTATACCTGTCTTGAAATCATCGAGATAATAGTCAGTTACAACTGCATCGACATCTTCAAAGAAGTCTGGTTTCCCTGATTTCATGAAGAACGTCCTAAAATTCATGAAGACTTCAATTGGCGCGGTATCGAAAAGAAGCTTCCAAGAGCTTGCTATAGTCTGGTTATCCTCAACCAAGACAACTTTTCCTCTAATATTGGACTTGCTTTCCGCTGCGGTTTCACCATCATTAAGCCCTACTGTGGAAGCTAGAATCTTTAGCAAATGAAGTCTGGACATCGGCTTGGGAAGGAAAAGGTCTGCTCCAGCTTCCATCGCCAGTGAAGAGTATTCTAGCGCACCACGATTTGAATGAACGCATATCCTACTATCGGGTTGTTCATTTCGAATCAAACGAACGGCATCCAAGCCATTCATCGTACCTCTGCCTAGATCCACATCGATTATGACCACATCGATGTTATTGCTAACATCAATCAGAAATTGCTCTGCCGATTGATGTTCCTGTACGTTTATCTTCGCTGCTAGCCTAGTATTGCATGCCAGATTACTCTTTAGGTGACCTCGATAGACGGCCTCATCATCGATGATCGCTAAGCTGATTTCTCGGCCTATTTCTTTTAAGAGGCTTCCCTCCAAAGATTTTTCTTCGGCTTGCGAGCTTCTAGCCTCCGGAGAAATAGTGGAACAAGCTGTAACGTCGGCTCTCAACACAGATTCTTCGTAGTACTCCTGGCTAGAAGATAGTATCTTTACCCTGCTCCCGTCACGATCACCCGATACAGGCAAGGTGATAAAGAATTCAGTCCCTTTTGCAAGCGAAGAGTCGCACCAGATTTTCCCACCATGAGCCTCTACGATTTTTTTAGCAATAGCAAGACCAAGCCCAGTCCCTCCCTGCTTCCCTTTGGTGAAGAATGCGTCGAATAGTTGCTTTCTGTCACTCTCAGGAATATATGAATTCGAGTTTCCAAGACAAATTTCGATCCAATCGTCACTTTCTTTCGTGATGATCCATAGCCTACCGCTATGACCCATATGCTCAATCGCATTGCCTAGAATGTTCGTAAAAACCCGATTCACTTTGAGGGAATCAACTTCCACACAACTGCCATGACTAAACTGGCTTTCAATTTTGAAATCGCTTTGGCTATTGAATCGGAATAGGTTTCTAAGTGTATCTCCAATCATCTCTGGGATAGATTCACTAGAATAACTCAGTTGAGTCACTGATTGGCCAACTTCCATGACATCCTGAATCATGCCGTTTACACTTGTCAAGGCTTGTGAAATATCAGATAAGCCATCATTAAGAATCAACTTTACCTGCTCTGAATCCCTGGCATTCGCTACCATATCAATAAGTGCGCTGACCAAGGAAAATGGTTTTCTCACGTCATGAGCAAGCATCTGAGTGGTCTGAGCGATAGCCCGATTCCGTTGGTTCTGAAGTTCTATGGCTTGCTGGGCTAACGTTTTTTTTCTAGATCTACCATAGAACAAATATTGGATCGCAACGAGGATCGCGAAAAATAGTGACGCCGAATAGAGATTGGTAAATCGCTTCGAATAGAAGCAAAGTGAACCGAGTGCCTTTTTCTCTACCAGCCGAACAGTATAGCAGGTTTCAGACACCAATAGTTTAGACTCTTTCAGAGGCTCAACGACTCGGTAGGTGTCGTTGAAAAAGAAGCTTTCTCCACTAGCCTCGTGTCTATAAACCACAGCAATAAAAACATTCGACTCACCCGTCACCCGCTCAAAATCCGCGATCGCTGGTGTAAAGTAATCCGCAAGCAAATTATTCCTCTGAGATAGAAAAAGGTTTTTTGAATAAATGTTCCGGTGGTACTGCTGAAACCCCTCTGCTGCGAGAAGGACAATGACTGCCTCAAGAAGAATTAACGCCAAAAACGAGATAGGCTTCACTTGCCCATCTCTTTCTTTTTCACTAGCCATAGTGGAGATATTGTTGAGTTTTTGGAAATATCCAAGGCCCAGTCATCTCGATAAATAGCTACCGATGGATAAGACCACAGTGGAATAATAGATGGATTTGTAAATAAAGAGTCGAAGTGAATTTGTCTAAACAACTCCATTCGCTCCCTTTTTGAGAGGGAAAGATAGTTGTCCAAAATATCAAATGATGATTTATTGTCAGCTGCCTTAAATAAGCCGATATCAAAGAAGTGAGCGAACGTGCTAGGACTTTCCGCGTAGCCAGCAGTGACACCCAATTCTATTAGATCGGGGTGCTCAAGAGCATCTTTACCTGGGTCCACATCAATCAGGTGATAGCGTTTATCCTTATCAACCTCTCTCAAGTCATAAGTGCCATTGTGCTTGATAGCTTTCTTAAGGAAGCTAATGATAGATGGATTCACTCCCACAATAGTTTTTCTATTGCGAGATACTGAGGTGCCATTGGCGACTTCCTGCTCTAGAAAATCTATCTGCCTATTACTCAATGAGCCAAAGGCCCCCTTTGCAACAAACTGGTTCACTATCCTTGCGTATCCAAAAAGCTTTCTTTTCTTCGATTTTTTTCTACGTTCTTTAAGTTTTCTCTGAATCTGGTTTTGGATATCAAGGCTAACTTTCCTCCTCACCTTCGGAGACATTTGGTTGAATCCCTTCTTAGTAAAGACCATACCTGCCACGGACATTTCGTTTGTAGTAAAAACTTCCGAAGGCTGGCTTTCTATTGCTTTCGCAAAGAAAGAGTTGTCATACCAAATATTCGATAGAGGAAGGAAATCCAGATTACCCTTAACGAATTCAAGATAGCTTTTAGGCGTATTTTTTCCGTCAATACTAATATAATCATCTGCCATAATAACAATAGTACTTGCAGACTTATCTCTATTCCAATGACCACTATTGGCTTTGAGAAGGATATGTCCGCTACTGCTCTTTCCAGCATGTCGATAGGGTCCCGTAGTCTTTGAATAGTCCTGAATATTGAGATTTTTCGGGTCAACTGAGATCCTAGGCACAATGGCTAGCTGAGAATTCCTCAACAGGGCTGGAATACCAGGCAGTTTTCTTGGAAATGTCAATGATATTGATCTTTGCGAATAGTTGATGCCATCGCACTTTTCATCGACCGATTGAAGCCTTTCCTTGCCACAAAGATATCGAGCTAAGGTTTTAGAGATCGTGCTATCCGACTTGACAAAGACTCTCTTGAAAGAAAAAGCAACATCGCCTCCAGAAACACGACCGACAACCCAAGGAAGATCTCTAATTTGGATTTCCAGTGTATTATTCTTCTGCCACTGATAACTTTCCGCAATTCCTCCCGCCAGGCTGATATTTTGACGATCCATATTGGATTCGAAAAGATTTGAATAAAGAGCGGACGTTATGATCCTATCCGACATTTTCCCGGAGTTAATGGGATCGAAGCGGGTTATATCATGGGCTCTAAAAATAGCGGTACGAAGAGTCACTTCATTCGATTTTTCTGAATAAGCATGTGATGCTAGCCAAGCTATCAAAAAACAAAAGATATAAGATACTTTTCTCCCCACCATTTCTTGTCCTATTTGTTCAAACACTCTTACAACTCATCAGGGGCTTTAATTGATGTGCTCCCACCATCCGAGAACGTTGTGTCAGCTCGGGGCGTAGATAATTTTTTAATGAGACTACCCACCCCAGAACTTGGACGAGTCTCAAGGTCCGTCGCCAGATCTAGATTTATAGCCGCTCTAAGAACTTCATTCTTACTGGCCCCATCTGTTTTCCTAGCAGAAAGACCACCTTTTCTTTTCGTCAACAACTTTTCGATTTTGCCATTTAATTGAGGCGCATAAGTCGACCTGTTCACAGAACTCTCAAAATTCACCTGAGTCTCATCTTCAAATTCCCTCAAAATTTCGTCTCGTAACTCGACATCGAAGCAAAGTAGAGTACACATGTATTTCTCTTCAGCACTCAACCGCGGGAAAATCTCTTTGATTTTCAGAGCACTCTCATGATCATCCCTTAGCTTCTCAAATAGGGACCTTAGTGCCTCGGAACGTTGTTCGACCTCATGCTCCAGATAGCTCATAAAACTTTGAACCGAGTTGCTGCCATCAATATATCTTGTGAGATACATCAGTAGTTCTTGATCCGAATTCGAACGAAAGAATGAATCCAGGTAGCCCTTATTTGAATCAGATCTACTCAGATTGGAAAGAAAAGATACCCTTGAAACGGGAGCTAA includes:
- a CDS encoding YcaO-like family protein; this encodes MSDVVSDPDSGNRFRSKSAEESVKIGMALKKRAGLSRISSINKLANQLMPVFQGYRPHSTIDISTCSGKGLTTELALASLLFEAYEIAVAERVRCQSIVLSSRKMVDSKMDHVPVGSLGQVGFCEDKAVEWIPVKDFDTDTWVYAPIASLYFHPGIFSATSNGLATGLSFYESLMYGLLEVVERHAHTWALLRKRAFSVRNYKSQISAELKDELLSLQEQGVQVEINDISTELGIPCFYSVFVEPTLDGMRSFNSGVACHLDKKTALESAISEALQSRAVSVSGSREDLNEKHSAIGDSRVFSFWYSSDSKEQRDFDDIISLTAISSLSAINLILETVRKNDKSLGRYLYYTYPSENGTYVTRSIIEGAEQFGLCRHRFGQSVFNYLKGSIG
- a CDS encoding class I SAM-dependent methyltransferase; amino-acid sequence: MSITIPEYYDLVSELYSQNECASVNFIGQFIDDFLADLPEGASIADLGCGPGDEAEKHGDRLYFSGVDVSRKVLESYQKRVNASKTFHNSINSLPFDDNSFDALMFLFSILHIDHENGKKAISEAYRVLKPNSKMMFATAIGEANTVIHAIHPEFMKIDHLKPIPFYLWNPDDLRAELLAVGFEIESDDVGPIAEGRGSIIKLTAKKKLAM
- a CDS encoding response regulator; translation: MASEKERDGQVKPISFLALILLEAVIVLLAAEGFQQYHRNIYSKNLFLSQRNNLLADYFTPAIADFERVTGESNVFIAVVYRHEASGESFFFNDTYRVVEPLKESKLLVSETCYTVRLVEKKALGSLCFYSKRFTNLYSASLFFAILVAIQYLFYGRSRKKTLAQQAIELQNQRNRAIAQTTQMLAHDVRKPFSLVSALIDMVANARDSEQVKLILNDGLSDISQALTSVNGMIQDVMEVGQSVTQLSYSSESIPEMIGDTLRNLFRFNSQSDFKIESQFSHGSCVEVDSLKVNRVFTNILGNAIEHMGHSGRLWIITKESDDWIEICLGNSNSYIPESDRKQLFDAFFTKGKQGGTGLGLAIAKKIVEAHGGKIWCDSSLAKGTEFFITLPVSGDRDGSRVKILSSSQEYYEESVLRADVTACSTISPEARSSQAEEKSLEGSLLKEIGREISLAIIDDEAVYRGHLKSNLACNTRLAAKINVQEHQSAEQFLIDVSNNIDVVIIDVDLGRGTMNGLDAVRLIRNEQPDSRICVHSNRGALEYSSLAMEAGADLFLPKPMSRLHLLKILASTVGLNDGETAAESKSNIRGKVVLVEDNQTIASSWKLLFDTAPIEVFMNFRTFFMKSGKPDFFEDVDAVVTDYYLDDFKTGIDVANHVRQLGFSGDIYLCSGKDHLEAEELELFSGVLPKNPSDAMAKLNTLRLGKNRQQQETQQMCLNQYKSTLKSRRLLIVEDIDLQRELYQGIGSDLMACDSAATYEEAVKLMELNNYDYLLSDIHLTTDFDDPSDGLKLMSFAKKRHSYMVVVGMSTDSSISEFSGMDHFVPKPILSLDQMAQALRDGERRCQ